The sequence below is a genomic window from Clostridiales bacterium.
TAATGCTATGATGCATTACACGACCATGACCAAGAATGGGCAAACATATAATTTGGAAGTTCTCTATGATAAAGCAACTAATACTATATACCATTTTGAGTATACAAGAAAAGCAATAGGAAATTTACCTGCTATACCTAAATAACTTTTGAAGGGAGAACATTCATGACATCGAAAGAAAAGCTTTATTATTTATTAACTGAATATCAAAAAGGCAAATATGATACAAATACTTTTTGTGACCAATTTACCATTATTTATGATACTGAGGTAGAGTATGATACGTTAAGCAAAGTTGAAAATGAGCTGTTCAACGAACTGTCTATAATTACTGCAAGGTTTTCTCCCTACGAGGAGGATTTAAAAATACCAAGTGTTTATTATAGTGAGCAAGAAGTTAAATCTAAAGTAGAGGAAGTTATAGTTAAGTTATTGAAGTAAAATGAGGATATGTACGTTTTTGTAGATTTTAATTAAAGGCCATAGGAGCCAATAATGCCACTATAAGAACTTTTAAACAATCTATATGACCTTTACGGACACCTTTTAGAAGGCTTGAAACTTGGCTGGTTTACAGCAATTACAGCCACCTAAAAGGTGTACATTGCTCAATTTACAGCTACCTAAAAAAACGACTGTTGTTTACTCAAAAGCCTTAAGCGGTCGGCATTGCCGGCCGTTATAAACCGGCGGGTGCGCCCAAAGGTGTACCCGCCTTTAACCCGCACGGTTTTCAATCTATGGTTTACCTTATCATTTACAGACAGTGTGTTATTTGAGCAACAAGGCTTAAATGGGTAAAAAATCTTTTGCCTTTTGATAATTATTACATAAAGGGAAGCGTAACGAACATCATAAATCCCGAAGTAACGGTGGTAAAGGGTTACGACGTGGAAACCCATACGAGCCGTGGACATCACACCTTTACAGCTACTGCGACAGCAACCCCACAAGCATGACGGACCCTACCGGTCATATGAAGATGCTTGTAGGGAATGGTGAAGGAGGGGGTATAAGCAGATATGTTCCGCAAAGCTCACCTGCACCTAAACCCGCCAACAGAGGCAGAATAACAAATTCACAAGTAAAGCGGAAGCTTGCCAATGATTATTTCACGAACTGGAGAAGAGAAGGAGAGATATATGGATTTAAACAGGCAGCAGCCGATACAGTGAATATGTTTGTAAATGCATACAACAACGGTAAACCTATGGGTGAGGCAAAACAGCCATTAATAGAAGTAGAGCATAAAACACCGGCTCTAAAAAGCAGTAAAGCAGAATTCCAGTCAGGGACTACTTCGGGCAAGATGGTATTTACTGCAACTTTATATTATGCTAGTTATGGTTTAAACAGCCTTATTAAGGCATATACAAGGCCGGTAGCAGCTAAGGAGGTAAGTAAGGCTGTTCAGCCATATTACCCACCGAATAATGGA
It includes:
- a CDS encoding colicin immunity domain-containing protein; translated protein: MTSKEKLYYLLTEYQKGKYDTNTFCDQFTIIYDTEVEYDTLSKVENELFNELSIITARFSPYEEDLKIPSVYYSEQEVKSKVEEVIVKLLK
- a CDS encoding TNT domain-containing protein: MKMLVGNGEGGGISRYVPQSSPAPKPANRGRITNSQVKRKLANDYFTNWRREGEIYGFKQAAADTVNMFVNAYNNGKPMGEAKQPLIEVEHKTPALKSSKAEFQSGTTSGKMVFTATLYYASYGLNSLIKAYTRPVAAKEVSKAVQPYYPPNNGALGATERIYLMPGDQIDRFGKLGGRYFSPAGTPVEMRSLPSNADLSQYRAFEVVKPFEVESSTIAPAFNQIGLGTQYCSPVSAEILLNREIIKIIP